The Chroicocephalus ridibundus chromosome 20, bChrRid1.1, whole genome shotgun sequence genome has a window encoding:
- the ELK4 gene encoding ETS domain-containing protein Elk-4, with protein sequence MDSAITLWQFLLQLLQEPQNKNIICWTSNDGEFKLLQAEEVARLWGIRKNKPSMNYDKLSRALRYYYVKNIIKKVNGKKFVYKFVSYPEILNMDPLVVGRIEGDPEMTGFAEVSSAPKDVENCGKEKSQSCAKSSSRNDYIHSGLYSSFTLNSLNSSSVKLFRSIKIENPAEKLSEKKPAQDPTPSVIKFVTMPSKKPSSVPLVSTTSVVPVTSTASATSTASSLPMGSEETLQTLETLVLPKLTVPEAPAPLPNLTTSFTPTPPISSVSPTLQVPSTPPSPPLSSNPDLDIDTDIESVTSQQLEQAQSLQHQSPEPKEQDSSVLEKEFANHLSRSKKPKGLELAPTLVITGSDPSPLGILSPSLPTASLTPALFSQTPILLTPSPLLSSIHFWSTLSPVAPLSPARLQGANTLFQFPSVLNSHGPFTLSGLDGPSTPGPFSPDLQKT encoded by the exons ATGGACAGTGCTATCACCCTGTGGCagttcctcctccagctcctccaagAGCCTCAGAACAAGAATATCATCTGTTGGACCTCCAACGACGGGGAGTTcaagctgctgcaggcagaggaggtggcCAGACTCTGGGGAATCCGCAAGAACAAGCCCAGTATGAACTATGATAAACTCAGCCGTGCTCTCAGATACTATTATGTGAAG AATATCATTAAAAAAGTGAACGGTAAGAAGTTTGTGTACAAGTTTGTTTCTTATCCGGAGATTTTAAATATGGATCCACTTGTTGTGGGCCGTATAGAAGGAGACCCCGAAATGACTGGTTTTGCGGAAGTTAGCAGTGCTCCAAAGGATGTGGAAAACTGCGGGAAGGAGAAGTCTCAGTCGTGTGCTAAATCCTCCAGCCGCAATGACTATATCCACTCAGGCTTGTACTCCTCTTTCACGCTGAACTCCCTGAACTCTTCCAGCGTCAAACTCTTCAGGTCCATCAAGATTGAGAATCCAGCTGAGAAACTGTCGGAGAAGAAACCTGCTCAGGATCCAACACCCTCTGTCATCAAGTTTGTCACCATGCCCTCCAAAAAGCCTTCCTCTGTCCCCCTGGTCTCCACCACTTCAGTGGTCCCTGTCACTTCCACCGCCTCTGCCACTTCCACCGCATCCTCTCTTCCCATGGGATCGGAAGAAACTCTCCAGACCTTGGAGACGCTTGTTCTACCCAAGTTAACTGTCCCTGAAGCTCCAGCACCTTTGCCAAACTTAACCACCAGCTTCACCCCGACTCCCCCCATATCCTCCGTTTCTCCCACTCTGCAAGTTCCTTCCACGCCCCCGTCGCCGCCCCTGAGCTCTAACCCTGACCTGGACATTGACACGGACATCGAGTCCGTGACTtctcagcagctggagcaggctcAGAGCCTTCAGCATCAATCCCCAGAGCCCAAAGAGCAGGATTcctctgtgctggagaaggagttTGCCAATCACCTCTCCAGATCGAAAAAACCCAAAGGGCTGGAGTTGGCTCCTACTCTCGTCATTACAGGCAGCGATCCAAGTCCGCTGGGGATCCTGAGTCCTTCTCTCCCAACTGCTTCTCTTACTCCAGCACTTTTCTCCCAG ACTCCCATCTTGCTGACGCCGAGTCCCTTGCTCTCCAGCATTCACTTCTGGAGTACGCTCAGCCCCGTTGCTCCTCTCAGTCCTGCCAGGTTGCAAGGTGCTAACACGCTCTTTCAG TTTCCATCAGTGCTGAACAGTCACGGCCCATTTACTCTGTCTGGACTGGATGGACCCTCTACCCCTGGCCCGTTTTCCCCTGATCTACAGAAGACATAG